Genomic DNA from Streptomyces sp. AM 2-1-1:
AGGAGCCCGCCCCGCAGGTGCCGGCCGCCCCCGCCGGCCTGACCGCGGGGACGAAGACCTCGTCCTCCGTCTCGCTCACCTGGAACTCCGTCTCCGGGGCCACCGGCTACACGGTGTACCGGGACGGCGTGAAGGCCACCACCTCGACCGGCACCTCGGCGACGGTCTCCGGACTCTCCGCCGACACTGCCTACACCTTCGCGGTGAGCGCCACCAACGCGGCGGGTGAGTCGGTCAAGTCGTCGACCGTCAGCGCCCGTACGTCGACCTCGGGGACGACCAACCCCAACCCGTCGACCTCGGTGCCGAAGCACGCGGTCACCGGCTACTGGCAGAACTTCAACAACGGTGCGACCGTCCAGAAGCTCAGCGACGTACCCGCCGCCTACGACATCATCGCGGTCTCCTTCGCGGACGCCACGTCCACGCCGGGTGCCGTCTCCTTCACCCTGGACTCGGCCGGACTGAACGGCTACACCGTCGACCAGTTCAAGGCCGACATCAAGGCGAAGCAGGCCGCCGGGAAGAACGTCATCATCTCGGTCGGCGGTGAGAAGGGCGCGGTCGCGGTCAACAGCGACGCCTCCGCCACCGCGTTCGCCGACTCGGTCTACTCACTGATGCAGACCTACGGCTTCAACGGGGTCGACATCGACCTGGAGAACGGCCTCAACTCCACCTACATGACGAAGGCGTTGCGCTCGCTGTCGGCCAAGGCGGGCAGCGGCCTGGTCCTCACGATGGCGCCGCAGACCATCGACATGCAGTCGACGTCCGGCGAGTACTTCAAGACGGCGCTCAACGTCAAGGACATCCTGACCGTCGTCAACATGCAGTACTACAACAGCGGTTCGATGCTCGGCTGCGACGGCAAGGTCTACTCGCAGGGCACGGTGGACTTCCTCACCGCCCTCGCCTGCATCCAGCTGGAGGGCGGCCTCGACGCCTCGCAGGTCGGTCTCGGAGTCCCGGCCTCGACCCGGGGCGCGGGCAGCGGTTACGTCGCCCCGTCGGTCGTGAACGCCGCCCTGGACTGCCTCACGAAGGGCACCGGCTGCGGAACGTTCAAGCCTGCCAAGACCTACCCGGCGCTGCGCGGCGCGATGACCTGGTCCACCAACTGGGACGCCACCGCGGGCAACGCGTGGTCCAGCGCGGTGGGCGCGCACGTCCACGCCCTGCCGTAACAAGGGTGCGTTAGCCGCCGCGAAACGCCCGGCCGCACGCACGTGAGGCGCCACCGCTCCCCCGGTGGCGCCTCACGCGTGTCCAGGACGGGGAAGCGGGAGGGCGCGAGGCTCAGCCGAGTACGGCGAGCGCGTCGATCTCGATGAGCAGGCCCCTGGGCAGGCCGACGTAGACCGTGGTCCGCGCGGCGGCCGGGGCCGTGAGGCCCTGCTCCTCGAAGTACGCGTTGTAGATTTCGTTCATCTCGGCGAAGTGGTCCACGTCCGTGAGGTAGACGCGCATCATCATCACGTCGTCCCAGCCGGCACCGCCCTCCTCCAGGATCGCCTTGACGTTGGCGAACGTCTGGAGGGTCTGCTCGCGCAGGGTGGGGCCCGCCGGGGTCGGTGCCTGGCCCGCCACCGCCGGGAGGAAGCCGACCTGGCCGGCGACCTGGAGGATGTTCCCCTTCTTCACGCCGTGCGAGAACTTCGCGGGCGGGGTGGTGTGGGTGCTGGGGGTGAGGGCGGTCTTCTCGGTCATGGAGTGTCCTTCGACGGTGCGGGATGCGGGGTTTCGTGGTTCGACGGGGAGGTGCCGGGCGTGCGGGGGGCGGCGGATCGCGGGGGCAGGGCGGGCACGGCGGTGCCCGAGTACTCCCGGCTGATGGCGTCGGCGGTGCGGAGCAGGGGTGGCAGCAGGGCGAGCAGTTCCTCGGCCGCCACCACGACGTTGGGCGCGGAGACCGACATCGCGGCGACCACCCGGCCGTCCGCGCCGTGGATCGGGGCTCCGACGCAGTTGATGGACTCCTCGTGGCCGCCGAGGTCGGTGGCCCAGCCCTGCTCGCGGACGGTGGCGAGTTCCCGGAGGAAGGCTGCGGCGTTCGGGGTCGAACGGGGCGTGTACGCCGGGTAGTCGAGCCGTTCGGCGACGGCCCGGCGCTCCGGCTCCGGGAGGTCGGCGAGGAGCAGCTTGGCGACGGCGGCGACGGACATGGCGACGGTCTTGCCGATGCGCGAGTACATCCGGACCGGGTAGCGGCTGTCGACCTTGTCGATGTAGAGGACCTCGCCCTCCTCGTACACCGCGAGGTGGACGGTGTGGCCGCACCGCTCGTTGAACTCCACGAGGTGCGGGTGGGCGATCTCGCGCACGTCGAGGTTCTCGACGGCCTCCTGGGCGAGGGCGAAGAGGCGGGCGCCGAGCCGGTAGCGCTGGTCCTCCTGGCGGTAGACGAGCCCGTGCTCGCGCAGGGTGCGCAACAGGCGCAGCGCGGTGGACTTGTGGACGCCGAGGCGGTCGGCGACGCCGCCCAGGTCGGCGGGGCCCTCGGCGAGCAGCGGCAGGATGCTGAGCGCGCGGTCGACGGTCTGGCTCATCCGGAGACTCCTTCCGCCGGGGGGGCGACGGGTCCGCTCGTGGGTGACGTCCATCCGGGCCCGAGTCGGACGCCGCGCCAGGCGTCGTCGTCGAGCGCGGCGAGCCGGTCGGCGTGGGCGCGGGCCGGGGGGCGGGTGAGGTCGCCGGGGACGGTGAGGACGGCGGCGGCCATCAGGTGGCCGTGCCGGATCCGGTCGCGTACGGGCAGGGCGCGCAGGGTCGCGGAGAGGAAGCCCGCCGCGAAGGCGTCACCCGCTCCGACGGCGGCGACGACGTCCACGCGGAGGGCCGGGGCCGTGGTGGCCCGGTCCGTGCCGGGGCCGGGCGGGGTGCCCTCGGGGCGGGCGAGGACGGTCGCCCCGTGCGCGCCTCGTTTGACCACGAGGACGGAGGGCTCCGGCAGGGCGGCGCGGATCGCCTCGGGTCCGTGCACGCCCCAGGCCTCCGCCGCCTCGTCCTCGCCGACGAAGACCACGTCGGCGCCGCGTGCGAGGTCGCGCAGGACCCCCGGCCCGGCGGGGTGGCCGCGCCAGAGGCGGGGGCGGTGGTTGACGTCGAAGGAGATCAGCGGCCGTCGGGGGCGCTCGGCGGTGAGGGTGCGCAGCAGGGCGAGGCAGTCGTCGGAGAGGGCTGCGGTGATGCCGGAGAGGTGGAGGACCCGGCCGGCGAAGAGGGCGTCGTACGGGGCGTTCCGGGGGGACATCGCGGAGGCGGCGGAACCGGCCCGGTAGTAGGCGACCTCGTGGGCGCCCTCCGCGCGGTCGGCGGCGGTGCGGAAGTAGACGCCGGTGGGCCGGTCGGGGTCCCGGTGCACGGCGGAGGTGTCGACCCCGTGTCCGGAGATGGTGTCGACGAGGTGGTCGCCGAAGCCGTCGGCCCCGACCCGGCTGACCCAGGCCGCCCGGTGTCCGGCTCCGGCCAGCGCGCAGGCGACGTTGGACTCGGCGCCGCCGATGCCCCGCAGGAAGGCGGGTACGTCGGCGAGGCGGCCGGGCCGGGTGGGCAGGAAGGTCACCATCGACTCGCCAAGGCAGACGACCTCGGGGGCGCCCGCACTCCCGCCCGGCGGCTCCGCTCCGGTTCCGCGCACCTGGGCTCCTCGCTCGTCGCTCGTCACCCCTCGGCGGGGCGTCGCTCCTCGCCGGCTCGTCGTTGACCCGGCATCGGCTCGGATGTTAGACAGCCTGGAGCGACATACGCAATGAGCGTTGCACAGGATGCAACGCCACAGGGAGGGAGTGCGCATGGCAGCCGAAGGGACAGCCGGGAGCGGGAACACGAGGTCCGCGGGTCCGGCCGGGGACGCGGTGGCGGTCGCGGAGCGGTGTGCGGCCGTGCTCGCCGACGAGCGGATCGACTCCCGCTTCAAGGGCCTGCCGCCGGACGCCGAAGGGCTCACGGTGGGCGCGCTGGCCGCCGAGGCCCGGCCGCTCTTCTCCGGCGGGTTCACGACGCCGCTGCTGACGCTCTCCGCCGAGTCCCTCGACGCCAACCTCGCGCTGCTGGAGACGTACACCGTGCGGCACGGCCTGGCGTTCGCGCCGCACGGCAAGACGTCCATGTCGCCGCAGCTCTTCGCCCGCCAACTGCGCCACGGCGCCTGGGGGATCACCGCCGCCGTCCCGCACCAGGCCCGCGTCTACCGCGACCACGGCATCCGGCGGATCTTCCTCGCCAACGAGGTGGTGGACCCCGTCGCGCTCGCCTGGATCTCCGGCGAGCTGGACGCGGACCCGGAGTTCACCTGCGTCTGCTACGTCGACTCGGTGCGTGGCGTCGAGTTGATGGACGAGGCGCTGCGCGCGGCGGGGGCCCGTCGGGCGCTCGACGTGGTGGTGGAGCTGGGTGCGGGCGAGGGCGCCCGCACCGGTCTCCGTACGGAGGCGGAGTGCGCGGTGGTCGCGGACGCGGTCGCCGCCGTGTCCACGCTGCGACTGGTCGGGGTCGCCGGCTACGAGGGCGAGGTGCCGGGGGCGACTCCCGAGCGGGTGGGCGCCTGGCTGCGCCGACTCGTCGCGCTGGCCGTGGAGTTCGACCGGGCGGGCCGGTTCGCTGGGCTCTCCGGGGGCGAGGAGATCCTGGTGAGCGCGGGC
This window encodes:
- a CDS encoding glycoside hydrolase family 18 protein — its product is MEPTAGRRHRKPYTRPVLGAAMAVVAAGALTLTGLVSNAEAADINVAKNAGFESGLANWTCSTGSGATVSSPVHGGTSALKATPAGLDNAQCSQTVAVKPNSTYALSSWVQGSYVYLGVSGTGTTDVSTWTPGASAWTQLATSFKTGASTTSVTVYTHGWYGQSAYYADDLSVTGPDGGGGGQEPAPQVPAAPAGLTAGTKTSSSVSLTWNSVSGATGYTVYRDGVKATTSTGTSATVSGLSADTAYTFAVSATNAAGESVKSSTVSARTSTSGTTNPNPSTSVPKHAVTGYWQNFNNGATVQKLSDVPAAYDIIAVSFADATSTPGAVSFTLDSAGLNGYTVDQFKADIKAKQAAGKNVIISVGGEKGAVAVNSDASATAFADSVYSLMQTYGFNGVDIDLENGLNSTYMTKALRSLSAKAGSGLVLTMAPQTIDMQSTSGEYFKTALNVKDILTVVNMQYYNSGSMLGCDGKVYSQGTVDFLTALACIQLEGGLDASQVGLGVPASTRGAGSGYVAPSVVNAALDCLTKGTGCGTFKPAKTYPALRGAMTWSTNWDATAGNAWSSAVGAHVHALP
- a CDS encoding RidA family protein: MTEKTALTPSTHTTPPAKFSHGVKKGNILQVAGQVGFLPAVAGQAPTPAGPTLREQTLQTFANVKAILEEGGAGWDDVMMMRVYLTDVDHFAEMNEIYNAYFEEQGLTAPAAARTTVYVGLPRGLLIEIDALAVLG
- a CDS encoding IclR family transcriptional regulator gives rise to the protein MSQTVDRALSILPLLAEGPADLGGVADRLGVHKSTALRLLRTLREHGLVYRQEDQRYRLGARLFALAQEAVENLDVREIAHPHLVEFNERCGHTVHLAVYEEGEVLYIDKVDSRYPVRMYSRIGKTVAMSVAAVAKLLLADLPEPERRAVAERLDYPAYTPRSTPNAAAFLRELATVREQGWATDLGGHEESINCVGAPIHGADGRVVAAMSVSAPNVVVAAEELLALLPPLLRTADAISREYSGTAVPALPPRSAAPRTPGTSPSNHETPHPAPSKDTP
- a CDS encoding sugar kinase, whose translation is MRGTGAEPPGGSAGAPEVVCLGESMVTFLPTRPGRLADVPAFLRGIGGAESNVACALAGAGHRAAWVSRVGADGFGDHLVDTISGHGVDTSAVHRDPDRPTGVYFRTAADRAEGAHEVAYYRAGSAASAMSPRNAPYDALFAGRVLHLSGITAALSDDCLALLRTLTAERPRRPLISFDVNHRPRLWRGHPAGPGVLRDLARGADVVFVGEDEAAEAWGVHGPEAIRAALPEPSVLVVKRGAHGATVLARPEGTPPGPGTDRATTAPALRVDVVAAVGAGDAFAAGFLSATLRALPVRDRIRHGHLMAAAVLTVPGDLTRPPARAHADRLAALDDDAWRGVRLGPGWTSPTSGPVAPPAEGVSG
- a CDS encoding amino acid deaminase, whose translation is MAAEGTAGSGNTRSAGPAGDAVAVAERCAAVLADERIDSRFKGLPPDAEGLTVGALAAEARPLFSGGFTTPLLTLSAESLDANLALLETYTVRHGLAFAPHGKTSMSPQLFARQLRHGAWGITAAVPHQARVYRDHGIRRIFLANEVVDPVALAWISGELDADPEFTCVCYVDSVRGVELMDEALRAAGARRALDVVVELGAGEGARTGLRTEAECAVVADAVAAVSTLRLVGVAGYEGEVPGATPERVGAWLRRLVALAVEFDRAGRFAGLSGGEEILVSAGGSAWFDAVAEAFAQIPELSLPVCRLLRSGAYVSHDDGHYRTLTPFNRVPEEGELRAAFRLWTQVVSRPAEGQAFVNAGKRDAAYDLHLPEAQVVRSARDGALRPATGITVTGLSDQHGWLATEPGTALEVGDWVGLGLSHPCTSFDKWQLIPVVREDGAVVEYLRTFF